From the Pseudomonadota bacterium genome, one window contains:
- a CDS encoding peptidoglycan DD-metalloendopeptidase family protein: MRRQPRLPGPVRRACRVLLLSAALAPAFAVPGLAQDSVTQDLVTKNIEITGQALSQTEDALVAGRRVKAELDTQVSEIKQEVHRVRRELVSAAAAAQDLESHISALESNLRALEIERGEKQLALSRRRNELARTLAALQRIGRTPPDLLIFMPASIQEISHARLLLGAVAGQLDARADLLGEQLSGLARIGEEISAQRSLIDIEAERLQAQRSHLGLLLARNTRTYDRTEAQQIEADAMLSRLVAEASTLQDLLDRLMNEDARRRKIRQRAATQSIQAGPSESPPGNRQSAKSAPPVGGASGLVVSLGDEQPADGENSRGGGQAEQIVALLPVRPPASAARGAFSTPARGHLVSQFNETTALGLTTKGIIIETRASAQIVAPYDGRVAFAGRFREYGLLLIIDHGEGYHTLLAGIGRIDVLLDQRVLAGEPVGVMESIAEAKPHLYVELRSDGHPINPLPWLAAEIIKVSG; this comes from the coding sequence GTGCGACGCCAGCCTAGGCTTCCCGGGCCGGTGCGCCGGGCCTGCCGCGTTCTGCTGCTCTCGGCGGCGCTGGCGCCGGCTTTTGCCGTGCCGGGCTTGGCCCAGGATTCGGTCACTCAAGATTTGGTAACCAAGAATATCGAAATAACCGGCCAGGCGTTGAGCCAGACGGAGGATGCACTGGTTGCCGGTCGGCGCGTCAAAGCTGAACTCGATACGCAAGTCTCTGAGATCAAGCAGGAAGTTCACCGCGTGCGGCGCGAGCTTGTCAGTGCCGCCGCCGCGGCGCAGGATTTGGAGAGCCATATCAGTGCTCTCGAAAGCAATTTGAGGGCGCTTGAAATTGAGCGCGGCGAAAAACAATTGGCGCTCTCGCGCCGCCGCAACGAATTGGCCCGGACTCTCGCTGCCTTGCAGCGTATCGGCCGCACACCGCCCGATCTGCTGATCTTCATGCCGGCCTCTATTCAGGAAATTTCGCACGCCCGATTGTTGCTCGGCGCCGTTGCCGGCCAACTTGACGCCCGTGCTGATCTGCTCGGCGAGCAGCTCAGCGGGTTGGCCCGCATCGGTGAAGAAATTAGCGCGCAACGCAGTTTGATCGATATCGAGGCCGAGCGCCTGCAAGCACAGCGCTCGCATCTCGGCCTCCTGTTGGCGCGCAATACCCGGACCTACGACCGGACGGAGGCACAGCAGATCGAAGCCGACGCAATGTTGTCCCGTCTTGTAGCCGAGGCGAGCACTTTGCAGGATTTGCTGGATCGTCTGATGAACGAGGACGCGCGCCGTCGGAAGATCAGGCAACGCGCGGCAACCCAGTCGATTCAAGCCGGGCCATCAGAAAGCCCGCCCGGCAACCGCCAGTCCGCGAAGAGCGCACCGCCGGTCGGCGGCGCGTCGGGCCTGGTGGTATCGCTCGGCGACGAGCAACCGGCGGACGGTGAAAATAGCCGTGGCGGCGGTCAGGCTGAGCAGATTGTTGCGCTGTTGCCGGTGCGCCCCCCGGCCAGCGCGGCGCGTGGCGCTTTTTCGACGCCGGCGCGCGGCCACTTGGTCAGCCAGTTTAACGAAACCACTGCGCTTGGCCTCACGACCAAGGGAATTATCATCGAAACCCGAGCGAGCGCCCAGATCGTCGCGCCCTATGACGGCCGAGTCGCTTTCGCTGGGCGTTTCCGCGAGTATGGCCTACTCTTGATCATAGACCATGGCGAGGGATATCATACGCTGCTCGCCGGTATAGGACGGATAGATGTGTTGTTGGATCAGCGTGTGCTGGCGGGCGAGCCGGTTGGGGTGATGGAGTCTATTGCCGAAGCGAAGCCGCATCTCTATGTGGAGTTGCGTAGCGACGGTCACCCGATTAACCCGCTGCCTTGGCTGGCGGCAGAAATTATCAAAGTAAGTGGTTGA